The Torulaspora globosa chromosome 8, complete sequence genome segment GCGAAGCACACTTCAATCGGTCGCCACTGCCGGCAATGGTCGATCTTCTCGAGCTGGCGCCCTTCCTGGCGTGGAAATCGTGCGGCAAGCTTGTCAGGCAGTAGTTGGGAGAGTACGGCGTATCGCTCAGCGAGTGCTCGCTGCCGCTGTCGCACCCACTCAGTATGCTCACGCCTGAACTGCCGCACCCCTCCCCGTCGCCGGCAGATGTGCTACTCTTCGGCACCTCTTCCTCGGCTCCCACAGGTTCGCTGTTCAGAATACGTCCATTCCGCCCGGAAATGAACGATACACTAAGTCCGCTGTGGTTCTTGATGTGGTACGCCTGCCACCGGCAGGAGAAGCTCACCAGTCGACAGAGATACAGTACCAGATCAAAAAAGTACAGTGTGATCACCGGCAGCAGTAGGATAAACACGAAGAAGTAGCATGTCCATTGATACACCCGGAACAAAACTTTAGCAATCGTCCAAACAGTGTCCAATCCCGGCATCGCAACCATTTTAGTACAGCAAAGCAAAGCAAACAAactctctttctttctctcgATCACCAGAAAATACCAGCTGCTTGCTCGATAGACGATAGATGTTATATGGTGCCTTAACTCATTAGCTGGGGCTTACCAAGAATGTTTATATGCAACCACATGTATCGTTAactgattttttttttttttctaAGTATTTTACCCGATGTATTCACTACGCAAATAAGCCTTTTTGTATCTTAAGGTTACTTAACTATGAAGGATTCTATAAAAGATAGGCATTCTGGGACGGCGAGTTGGACGTAGTTACTCGACGCCGACAGCACTTAGCTCTAGAGTCCATACGCGACGGATGTGTAGCCTTACCGGGATAGATATCTTGTTGAGACCGTCCTCGGGGTCCTTCGGGGTCTTGAGGCTTAACGTACGCACTTTCTTGTCTGGGTTGTCTTTGTTGGTGGCCCAAGAACCGTACACTTGCACCTCCAGgttgatcttttcttcgCCCCACCAGCACTTACGGGCGGGCTTTCTCCAGAAGAGCAGTAGCTTTGGGTTTATGTCTGGGCGCGGGACCAGGTCGTAGAGTCTTGGCGGTTCAGGGTGTCTTGTCTTGGAGCTGGATCTCTGGGCGGAGGAAGATCTGGAGCGGACGTTGTCGGCGAGCGTGGAGAGTCTTGATTTGCGCTTCTCTACGACGGGGCGGCCGTGCGACGCAATCGACGTTTGGGACGCGGATTTGGTGGGCAACAGCGCGTTTATGGCTTGATTGTTGCGGGAGGTCGTCCTGGAGAGCGAGTTCAGCGACACGCTCGATCCCACGGGCGTTATTGTGTTTTCCTGAGCGGCTTTGACCTCTTGTTCCCATTTTGCCCTCGCCGCGTGGTACTTCTGCCTGAATTCCTCTGTGGTCTCGTTGACAATCCGACATAGCGACAGCGAGCTGATCACTGTCTTGCCCGGCTCTTGGGTTCTGTTTTCCCATCGGGAGTCCTTCGCAAACCCCGACGAACAAAGCATATCCAGTAGATGTTGCTCGGCGGGCCCCAGGGTTCTTTCTTTGGAGTTCGAGTTGTTCTTGCCgtccttctgcttcttgagccTGTTGGAAGAGTACAGTCCCTGGAAGATAGAGGCCTTCGCAGTTAAGTAGCTGCCTGCAGCTGCTTTCACTTGGGCCATCACATGGTATAGGAGATCATCACTGCTCTCGTCCGAATCGA includes the following:
- the TLD1 gene encoding triglyceride-associated lipolysis regulator TLD1 (ancestral locus Anc_5.640); this translates as MVAMPGLDTVWTIAKVLFRVYQWTCYFFVFILLLPVITLYFFDLVLYLCRLVSFSCRWQAYHIKNHSGLSVSFISGRNGRILNSEPVGAEEEVPKSSTSAGDGEGCGSSGVSILSGCDSGSEHSLSDTPYSPNYCLTSLPHDFHARKGASSRRSTIAGSGDRLKCASLVPEHLGELIRANPQFTELRRTKSSEIALH
- the WHI2 gene encoding Whi2p (ancestral locus Anc_5.639), which codes for MENVITQVSQNNGAASNFLLKEQQHGQGYTDNGDEDNANSLIHLNIQENHYYITRDQLMSLPESLLLCLFPSGVFLDRQGQVISNLMPNDEVYVSNFPPDCFEYIMEVYSKAYEDLINFPVHKLNDRASARKDGGLSSAARGFFSFGGSASPGSGSSTENEILHEKPTIIVLREDLDYYCVPQSDFEFDSDESSDDLLYHVMAQVKAAAGSYLTAKASIFQGLYSSNRLKKQKDGKNNSNSKERTLGPAEQHLLDMLCSSGFAKDSRWENRTQEPGKTVISSLSLCRIVNETTEEFRQKYHAARAKWEQEVKAAQENTITPVGSSVSLNSLSRTTSRNNQAINALLPTKSASQTSIASHGRPVVEKRKSRLSTLADNVRSRSSSAQRSSSKTRHPEPPRLYDLVPRPDINPKLLLFWRKPARKCWWGEEKINLEVQVYGSWATNKDNPDKKVRTLSLKTPKDPEDGLNKISIPVRLHIRRVWTLELSAVGVE